GGGATCCATTAGCAGGCTGTCCCCGCCACTAGACTGGAGCCGAACCCACGACAGACGATCAGGGCAAAATCCGCCAGCGGCGCAGCCAAACTACGCCCATTGAGAAAATCCCGTTCGCCACCCAACGGTGCCGTCACCCAGCTGTCGCAGCCTTGCGACCTAGCCTTTGAACCGCGCACGTGTAGTCTGTTTCCATTGTACGAACTACAGCGCGGTCAACTCGCATACGGCTATTTGTCAGGTTGCAAGCGCAGGGCCTGCTCCCAGCGAAGGAACGTCTCGCCGGCGCCGTAACCTTCGGCGCGAAGTCCCTGCAGCACGGCCACGAGACACTCGTCACGCTTCTGCTGGAGCTGGGCGCTGGTAAGCTTCTCGCTGCGAGCGTCCGACTGCTCGGCGAGCTTGTCAATGAATGCATCGTTGTGCTCAGGCACGTTAGAGTAGTTCGTCCATTTCGACGTGAGATCGGGTCCCCATTTCTCCAACATCTGCCGCATCGCCGCCCCACTCCCGCCGATATTGAAGGGGCCCTTCACCGCCAGCCGCAGTCCGAACGAGTAACGGATCGCGTCGTCGATCTCTTCCAGAGTGGCTACATCGTCATGCGCCAGCCACAAGCCCTCGCGCCAGATCGCCTCCTGTAGCCGGTTCGCAATGAAGCCGTCGACTTCCTTGCGCACCACGAGCGGGCGCATGCCCACGGACCGATAGATTTCCGCCGCACGGTCCAACGCGTTAGGATCCGTGCTGCGCCCGCCGCACAGTTCAACCAGCGGCAACAGGTACACAGGGTTGAACGGATGTCCGACGAGCACACGCTCCGAGTGATCGACACCTTCTTGCAGTGACGACGGCATGAACCCCGACGTCGACGAGCAGATTAAGATCTCGGGTGCCGCAACTCGGCTGGCTGCGGCGAGCAATTGCTGCTTGAGCTCCAGCCGTTCTGGGGCGGACTCCTGCACGAACTCTACATCGCAAACCGCCTCTGCGATCGTATCCACAACCTTCAGCGTTCCCTCGGCCGGCAGTGGGATTCCCAGGCGCCAATATGCCCGCCGCGCGTCGTCAATGACCTTCCGTACAGCCTCGGCCGCACCGCGAGCTGGGTCGTACAGCAGAACGTTCACGCCGCTCAGAACAAACCGTCCGGCCCAACCACCGCCGATGATTCCGCCGCCCAGCAAGCCAACCGCTCGTGGAAGTTTGCCAGACGGGGACTTTGATATATTGGACATGAACTTTGAGTCCTTAAGGCTCGCTTCAACAAATCCGTCCACGAAGGTGGCGCTCGCAATTGCCGCATGGTGACACGCCGCCCCATCTTTTGCGGTTGAAAAAAAGGGTTTTCGGTCGCAATTGCTGCACTTTCCTTCTAAAGGTGCAGCAATCAAGCCCCCTAACACGAAGTGCGGCGGCCCGTCGCGAACGGGCGCCAACAACGAACTTAGGCGCGTAGGAGCCGGCGCCATGGCATTCAAGAGGACATTCGTTCGCTAGTCCGCCAGCTGGATTTTTTGCCTTTAGGGGATCGGGCGGCTCTGCTGATCCCGGCCACCGTCATGTGCACATCCAAGGGCTTTCCTGCCGGATAAATCTCGGCAGTATCTACAGCCGTGCCATATACGAGTTAGCAATTGTGCCGACGATCAGACTTCGCTGATACGACTCCCGGCCCGTCAGAACGACCAAAAACGTTTTGAACGCGGGGAAATCAAGCCATGGCGAAGCGGGCCGCACGATGCACATAACGCGCTCGACGAAGATTGTCATGTCCTGTCGAACCGCCCTGGTCCGGCTGAAGATGAGTGGACCGGAGACACGGTCCACTACGTCTCGCTCAGGGCGAGACGATCTCTGACGCTCAAGGCTTTCTCCTAAAAGATAGCCTTCTGATCACGTTTCATCTGATGTTACATCCTAGGAAGTACGCACAGTCTTAGTGCAGCGCCACCGGCGGCTCACCTTTTCCTTTGCATCGCGACAGCTCGGCCAATACCCTCCGGCCGTGGCACGGCCCTGTGAGTCGACGCAAGCGCTGCCAGGCGCTCTCGAATGTCCAGTGGAAAGGGTGCAACCTTGCG
This is a stretch of genomic DNA from Bradyrhizobium sp. CB2312. It encodes these proteins:
- a CDS encoding 3-hydroxyacyl-CoA dehydrogenase NAD-binding domain-containing protein, with translation MLGGGIIGGGWAGRFVLSGVNVLLYDPARGAAEAVRKVIDDARRAYWRLGIPLPAEGTLKVVDTIAEAVCDVEFVQESAPERLELKQQLLAAASRVAAPEILICSSTSGFMPSSLQEGVDHSERVLVGHPFNPVYLLPLVELCGGRSTDPNALDRAAEIYRSVGMRPLVVRKEVDGFIANRLQEAIWREGLWLAHDDVATLEEIDDAIRYSFGLRLAVKGPFNIGGSGAAMRQMLEKWGPDLTSKWTNYSNVPEHNDAFIDKLAEQSDARSEKLTSAQLQQKRDECLVAVLQGLRAEGYGAGETFLRWEQALRLQPDK